A single genomic interval of Polaribacter vadi harbors:
- a CDS encoding amidohydrolase, producing MQNELNIVGIQADLSWENPTENRAFFEKQINSLSENTDLVVLPEMFTTGFTMNPEKVAEKMDGETIAWMQKMASEKQAAITGSLVIQDDNKYFNRLVFVHPSGNIETYDKRHSFTLAGEDKVYNSGDKILIVSYKGWRICPLICYDLRFPVWARNTENYDLLIFMANWPVTRIKAWDTLLKARAIENMSYAIGINRTGKDANNYEYSGNSLVIDYLGEELSTLPKNEIGILKATLVKSDQKKIREKLGFLNDRDAFEIKII from the coding sequence ATGCAAAATGAACTAAATATTGTTGGTATCCAAGCAGACTTATCTTGGGAAAATCCTACTGAAAACCGTGCTTTTTTTGAAAAACAGATAAACAGTTTATCAGAAAATACAGATTTGGTTGTTTTACCAGAAATGTTTACCACTGGTTTTACTATGAATCCTGAAAAAGTTGCAGAAAAAATGGACGGAGAAACCATTGCTTGGATGCAAAAAATGGCTTCAGAAAAACAAGCTGCCATTACTGGGAGTTTGGTTATACAAGATGACAATAAATACTTTAATCGATTGGTTTTTGTGCATCCTTCAGGAAACATAGAAACGTATGATAAACGACATTCTTTTACGTTGGCAGGAGAAGATAAAGTCTACAATTCTGGAGATAAAATATTGATTGTTTCTTATAAAGGTTGGCGAATTTGTCCGTTAATTTGTTACGATTTACGTTTCCCAGTTTGGGCAAGAAACACAGAAAATTACGATTTATTAATTTTTATGGCAAATTGGCCAGTAACCAGAATTAAAGCTTGGGATACGCTTTTAAAAGCAAGAGCTATCGAAAATATGAGTTACGCAATTGGCATCAATAGAACTGGAAAAGATGCTAATAATTACGAATATTCAGGAAATTCTTTAGTGATAGATTATTTGGGTGAGGAACTTTCTACTTTACCTAAAAACGAAATTGGTATCCTAAAAGCAACTTTGGTAAAATCTGATCAAAAGAAAATTAGAGAGAAATTGGGGTTTTTAAATGATAGAGATGCTTTTGAGATTAAGATTATTTAG